One window of Sphingobacteriales bacterium genomic DNA carries:
- a CDS encoding DinB family protein → MSKYNREGAIGAMLDEYERAIDELIKILEGMSNEEYVKMADLTTKDPDCMSVQTILNHVVRSGYGYANYLRVLFKIPYLELQEKYEVKNPMEAIDNLRDMFSYTDSTLNEKWFMNDDELESGVIITRWGQPYNIEQMIEHAIVHILRHRRQIERFLKNIR, encoded by the coding sequence ATGTCAAAATATAACCGCGAAGGGGCAATCGGAGCAATGTTAGACGAATATGAAAGGGCGATTGATGAATTGATTAAAATACTCGAAGGCATGAGCAACGAAGAGTATGTCAAAATGGCAGACTTAACCACTAAAGACCCGGATTGCATGTCTGTGCAAACAATTTTAAACCATGTTGTTCGCTCCGGATATGGTTATGCCAATTATTTGAGGGTATTATTTAAAATTCCTTACCTTGAACTTCAGGAAAAATATGAAGTTAAAAATCCAATGGAAGCAATAGATAACTTAAGGGATATGTTTTCCTATACAGATTCTACACTCAACGAAAAATGGTTTATGAATGATGATGAATTGGAAAGTGGGGTTATCATAACCCGTTGGGGACAGCCGTATAATATAGAACAAATGATTGAACATGCAATAGTTCATATTCTAAGACATAGACGGCAGATTGAAAGGTTTTTAAAAAATATTAGGTGA